The Streptomyces noursei ATCC 11455 sequence CGGCTGTGGTCCGTGCCGGTCGCGGTCGCGATGTGCGTCGTCGCCATGGTCATCCCGCCCGTCGCGGCCGTCATCGGCAACCGCCGGGAACCGGGCGAGCGCTGGTGGGACGAGTCCGGTGACCCGGAGTCCGACCGCTGGTGGCGCGAGCTGGACGACCGCGACGACGAGGACCGCCGCCGGAGCTGACGCCCG is a genomic window containing:
- a CDS encoding DUF3099 domain-containing protein, with the protein product MYAHAHRRLTPPQRRHRRYFVLMGVCLVLFVLAWSVVRLWSVPVAVAMCVVAMVIPPVAAVIGNRREPGERWWDESGDPESDRWWRELDDRDDEDRRRS